One window from the genome of Acidimicrobiia bacterium encodes:
- a CDS encoding NAD(P)-dependent oxidoreductase, with the protein MTTPGKDHIGFIGTGNMGLPMALRLLEAGYPLTVFDLNEEPLKELAQAGAMVATNVQEVSTAADLLLTSLPRPDHVENVMITQGALSALRPGSLWVDLTTNRREFIEDLARQAPEGVSVADSPVTGAVDGARNGRLTLFIGGSPEVRKRAVKVLSHLGRVIECGELGTGNIVKLVTNQLWFIAAAALGEGFALGMANGVALDVLYDAITDSVGDSFVARHDAPSIFAGHYDPSFTLDLCLKDLGLLEELSTKVGTDLPMTETAHATFARAAERYGSDVGELHVAKRIEDDAHLSFRLDGDWTPPWEQ; encoded by the coding sequence ATGACAACCCCAGGTAAAGACCACATCGGGTTTATCGGAACCGGCAACATGGGGCTCCCCATGGCTCTTCGACTTCTTGAAGCCGGCTACCCGCTCACCGTGTTCGACCTCAATGAGGAACCGCTGAAAGAACTTGCTCAAGCCGGTGCCATGGTGGCGACAAACGTACAAGAAGTTTCTACCGCTGCGGATCTCTTACTAACCTCACTGCCGCGGCCTGATCATGTGGAAAACGTAATGATTACCCAAGGGGCTCTTTCTGCCCTTCGGCCCGGTTCGCTTTGGGTGGACCTCACCACCAATCGGCGAGAATTCATTGAAGACCTCGCCCGCCAAGCCCCTGAAGGAGTAAGCGTTGCTGACTCACCAGTAACCGGCGCCGTAGACGGAGCCCGCAACGGGCGACTCACCCTTTTCATCGGCGGATCACCCGAGGTGCGCAAACGGGCCGTCAAAGTCCTCAGCCACCTCGGCCGAGTCATTGAATGCGGCGAACTAGGCACCGGCAACATCGTAAAACTGGTTACCAACCAGCTTTGGTTTATCGCCGCCGCGGCCCTCGGCGAAGGCTTCGCCTTGGGCATGGCCAACGGGGTAGCCCTTGATGTTCTCTACGATGCCATTACCGACTCTGTTGGCGACTCATTTGTGGCCCGCCACGATGCACCATCTATTTTCGCTGGTCACTACGACCCGTCGTTCACCTTGGACCTCTGCCTAAAAGACCTTGGCCTACTCGAAGAACTCTCTACTAAAGTCGGCACCGACTTACCCATGACCGAAACCGCCCACGCCACCTTTGCTCGGGCGGCCGAACGCTACGGCAGCGATGTTGGCGAACTCCACGTCGCAAAACGTATAGAAGACGACGCCCACCTGTCGTTTCGCCTCGACGGTGACTGGACACCCCCCTGGGAACAATAA